In a single window of the Micrococcaceae bacterium Sec5.7 genome:
- the trxA gene encoding thioredoxin, with translation MSNAKDVTDASFSTDVLAADKPVIVDFWAEWCGPCRKLGPILDEISVEYSDKISVVKVNVDDNPAIAAEYGITSIPAVYLFQGGEVKSTVIGAKPKQFFEKEFANVLS, from the coding sequence ATGAGCAACGCAAAAGACGTAACAGACGCAAGTTTCAGTACGGACGTACTGGCCGCCGACAAGCCGGTAATCGTTGACTTCTGGGCCGAATGGTGCGGACCCTGCCGCAAGCTTGGCCCCATCCTGGATGAGATTTCGGTCGAGTACAGCGACAAGATAAGCGTCGTCAAGGTTAATGTTGACGACAACCCCGCCATCGCGGCTGAATACGGCATCACCTCCATTCCTGCCGTTTACCTTTTCCAGGGTGGCGAGGTGAAGAGCACTGTAATTGGCGCCAAGCCGAAGCAGTTCTTTGAGAAGGAATTTGCGAACGTACTTTCCTAG